A genomic window from Gymnodinialimonas ceratoperidinii includes:
- a CDS encoding disulfide bond formation protein B: MTNLATRRNLIALAGLGSLALLLGAFYFQFWVGLLPCTMCLWQRWPHRIAIGLALVGVVFPRAVIAWIGAASMAVNAGIALLHTGVERAWWDGPQVCGAGAAQDVGSLSTEDLFDTTTGPQIVLCNEAAWHFLGLSMASWNGIFCLVLAGVWIAAARARA, translated from the coding sequence ATGACCAATCTTGCCACACGTCGTAACCTGATTGCCCTCGCGGGTCTGGGATCCCTCGCCCTGCTGCTCGGGGCGTTCTACTTCCAGTTCTGGGTTGGCCTGCTGCCTTGCACCATGTGCCTTTGGCAACGCTGGCCGCACCGGATCGCCATTGGTCTGGCGCTTGTGGGCGTCGTCTTTCCCCGTGCCGTCATCGCCTGGATCGGCGCGGCGAGCATGGCGGTGAATGCAGGCATCGCGCTTCTCCACACGGGCGTCGAGCGCGCGTGGTGGGACGGCCCGCAGGTCTGTGGCGCAGGCGCCGCGCAGGACGTGGGCAGCCTGTCCACCGAGGACCTGTTCGACACCACAACCGGCCCGCAGATCGTGCTCTGCAACGAGGCCGCCTGGCATTTCCTCGGCCTGTCGATGGCAAGCTGGAACGGCATCTTCTGCCTCGTGCTCGCCGGTGTCTGGATCGCAGCGGCGCGCGCCCGCGCGTAG
- a CDS encoding exopolysaccharide biosynthesis protein, with protein MTAQSNDALAISQRLSQLAEEARAVAARGETVTLDWVMAQIHERAFGLFLLVLALPCCIPFLYGIPQIVALPLMFISAQILLGRKSPWLPERLGRRVIPAEALTNLSLRAGPWLRRIEAISRPRLIALTRTPLDQIVGLALVLFSASILVPLPATNTVPGIAVVAISMGLLQRDGILVVLGMLLGTAWIASLIFAGATLISLIRGWLGI; from the coding sequence ATGACGGCTCAATCCAATGACGCCCTGGCGATCTCGCAGCGGCTCAGCCAATTGGCCGAGGAAGCACGCGCCGTGGCCGCCCGGGGTGAAACGGTGACCCTCGATTGGGTCATGGCGCAAATTCACGAGCGCGCCTTCGGCCTCTTCCTTCTCGTCCTTGCGCTCCCCTGCTGCATTCCCTTTCTCTACGGCATCCCGCAGATCGTCGCCCTGCCACTCATGTTCATCTCGGCGCAGATCCTGCTTGGACGCAAATCTCCTTGGCTGCCCGAGCGTCTGGGCCGTCGCGTCATCCCCGCCGAGGCGCTGACGAACCTGTCGCTGCGCGCCGGGCCCTGGCTGCGCCGGATCGAAGCCATCAGCCGTCCGCGCCTGATCGCGCTGACACGCACGCCGCTGGATCAGATCGTAGGGCTGGCGCTGGTGCTGTTCAGCGCATCGATCCTCGTCCCCCTGCCCGCCACCAACACCGTCCCCGGCATCGCCGTGGTGGCGATCTCCATGGGCCTGCTGCAACGCGACGGCATCCTTGTCGTGCTCGGGATGCTGCTTGGCACGGCTTGGATCGCCTCGCTGATCTTTGCCGGCGCCACATTGATAAGCCTGATCAGAGGATGGCTCGGAATATGA